AAAAAAAATTTTATTATTATATTCTACTTTTAACTTATCTTTTTTATAACTAAAAAAACTTTATACTAAATAAAAAAAATAATATTTAAAAAAATTCTAAATATGGGGGGGGGGGAGAAAAATAATTGTAGTATAATTTAATATAAAATACTACTTCTTTTATTCATATTCTTCAAATGCTAAGTGTACATATTCATCTGCATTTTCACGTATACTTGCTATTTCTTCATCTTTTAGTTCACGTACTGCTTTTGCTGGTGATCCTATAATTAGGGATTTTTCTGGAAATGTTTTATTTTCAGTTACTAGTGATCCTGCTCCTACAAGGCAGTTTTTAGGTATATGTGCACCATTTAGTATTGTTGATCCCATTCCTATTAGCACATCATCATCTATAGTACATCCATGTACTGTTGTATTATGTCCAATTGATACATTTTTTCCTATTTTTACAGGTTTATTTTTACTTACGTGTAATACACAGTTATCTTGTACATTAGAATTATCTCCTATTGTGATTGGTTCATGATCTGCTCGTATTACAGCATTATGCCATACTGATACATTTTCACCTAGTTTTACATCTCCAATTACTTGTGCTCCTTCAAATATTTTTACATTTTTCATTGTATAATTCAACTCGCTATATCTTTTTTTAAGGTAATTTTCTTATTTTTTTTATACTTATTTGTTATATAATAGTAATGGAAGATTTATTTTTTTTTAGGATAAAATTATCTTTCCATATATTCTACTATTTTTTATGTAGATTAATATTTTTCTTATCTTATATAAAAATACTATGATTTTACTATATTATCTATTAGAAAGTTAAAAACTAGTTAATTAAATTTAAAAAAAGTAAAAAAAAAGTAGGGTGGTTAAAAAAAAGGGAGTTTCATTTTATCCACATATTCCCCCCTTTTTATTCATCATCTTGGTTGTATTTTTTAAACATTTGCTCATGTTTTTTGATAATATTATCATTATATTGTTTTTTATTTTTCTTAGATTTTTTATTATTATGTCGTTTTTTAAATGAATTATCTTTATCATTAAAGTAATTAGAGTTTCTTGGATTTCTATCATATTGTTGCTCTTCATTATAATAGAAGTAGTTATCATCATCTCTATTTTGTCTTTGAGGTTGTTGTCTGTAATTTCTTGGTTGTTCATATTCTCTTTGATTATTATATTGTTGTGGATATTGATTATGTCTTTGATTATATTTTTGTGGTTGTTGATACTCATTTGGATTATAACTATCTTGATACTCGTTATCTTGATACTCGTTTGGATTATAATTATCTTGGTATTCATTAGGATTATAATTCATTCGTGGTGGGTATTGCCTTTTTTGTTGATATTCTGGAATATTATACTCATCTTGTTGTTGTATTATAAGATCTACTACATATTTAGCATTTGGTGTATCATCAAGAATTATTTTTGAATTATCATGACCACCATATATTATAATATCACCAACATTAAGAAGTCTTTCAAGAACTGATTGTTGAATTTCTAAATCCTGAATTTTATCATATGACATTGTAAGTTTTTCATGTCTGAAAATTCCCCTATTAATAATAATATAACGACTTGTAAGAGTATATGTTGTATGATTACGATCAATTACATCAAGTGCAATTTTAATAATTACAAATAAAATAATTAAAATTAATATAAGCTCACAAAATGATGTAAGCTGGGGAATATCAACTCCAAAAGTATTTATTAATATTAATTGTACTTCTGCTACAACTGATAAAATTGGAACAAAGAAAAATGCAAGAAGAAATACTACAATAATTTTAGAAATAAAATTATCAGGA
The nucleotide sequence above comes from Methanosphaera cuniculi. Encoded proteins:
- a CDS encoding PH domain-containing protein, translating into MMPQPNHSSSNEKNIVNGGSGNILYETKPNLLTYPDNFISKIIVVFLLAFFFVPILSVVAEVQLILINTFGVDIPQLTSFCELILILIILFVIIKIALDVIDRNHTTYTLTSRYIIINRGIFRHEKLTMSYDKIQDLEIQQSVLERLLNVGDIIIYGGHDNSKIILDDTPNAKYVVDLIIQQQDEYNIPEYQQKRQYPPRMNYNPNEYQDNYNPNEYQDNEYQDSYNPNEYQQPQKYNQRHNQYPQQYNNQREYEQPRNYRQQPQRQNRDDDNYFYYNEEQQYDRNPRNSNYFNDKDNSFKKRHNNKKSKKNKKQYNDNIIKKHEQMFKKYNQDDE
- a CDS encoding gamma carbonic anhydrase family protein; its protein translation is MKNVKIFEGAQVIGDVKLGENVSVWHNAVIRADHEPITIGDNSNVQDNCVLHVSKNKPVKIGKNVSIGHNTTVHGCTIDDDVLIGMGSTILNGAHIPKNCLVGAGSLVTENKTFPEKSLIIGSPAKAVRELKDEEIASIRENADEYVHLAFEEYE